A genomic window from Sebastes fasciatus isolate fSebFas1 chromosome 7, fSebFas1.pri, whole genome shotgun sequence includes:
- the LOC141770881 gene encoding olfactory receptor 10A6-like has product MINTTQVLHFTLSAYFNTGLFKYLHFIIIMSLYVFIISANLLLIVVICSNRSLHEPMYLFLCSLFVNELYGSTGLFPFLLVQILSEVHTVAAPLCFLQNFLLFFYGGVELLNLAVMSYDRYLAICYPLQYNMRMTSNKIAMLIAVAWLYPFLTCVVMILLSSSLQLCGNIINKVYCVNYSLVKLACSDAHVVNTYGLIASFGTIFVPLILILYTYMKIFKVCFSGSKQTRQKAVSTCTPHLASIFNFSFGAGFEILQNRFNMNGVPNMFRIFLSLYFLTCQPLFNPVMYGLNLSKIRVTCKSLISNLRR; this is encoded by the coding sequence TTACATTTCACACTTAGTGCCTACTTTAACACAGGGCTTTTCAAATACTtacattttataattattatgtctctatatgtttttattattagtgCTAATCTTTTGCTCATCGTGGTTATCTGTAGTAACAGAAGCTTACATGAACCTATGTACCTTTTCCTGTGCAGCCTGTTTGTAAATGAACTGTATGGTAGTACAGGGTTGTTTCCATTCCTTCTTGTTCAGATCCTCTCTGAAGTTCACACTGTTGCTGCTccactttgtttcctgcagaatttccttttatttttttatggagGTGTAGAGTTGTTAAACTTAGCCGTCATGTCTTATGACAGATATCTTGCTATCTGTTATCCTCTACAATATAACATGCGTATGACATCTAACAAGATTGCCATGCTTATTGCTGTAGCATGGCTATACCCTTTCCTTACATGTGTTGTCATGATACTTTTGAGCTCCTCTTTACAGCTGTGTGGGAACATCATTAACAAAGTTTACTGTGTCAACTACTCTCTTGTAAAGCTGGCATGCTCTGATGCCCATGTTGTTAATACATATGGGCTCATTGCATCATTTGGTACAATCTTTGTTCCTCTAATTTTAATTCTTTACACTTACATGAAgatttttaaagtgtgtttttctggATCTAAACAGACCAGACAGAAAGCTGTCAGTACCTGCACACCTCACCTTGCTTCCATCTTTAACTTTTCTTTTGGAGCTGGTTTTGAAATATTACAGAACAGGTTCAACATGAACGGTGTACCCAATATGTTCCgcatttttttatcattatactTTCTTACATGCCAGCCTCTTTTCAATCCTGTAATGTACGGCCTGAATCTGTCCAAAATCCGTGTCACATGTAAAAGTCTGATTTCAAATTTGCGGCGTTAA